The Mobula birostris isolate sMobBir1 chromosome 6, sMobBir1.hap1, whole genome shotgun sequence genome has a window encoding:
- the LOC140199709 gene encoding oligodendrocyte transcription factor 3-like, with product MSELLKSTSNELLVVTSTLYNLPHKVDPADRSHSPEESPSPTPSAKSRSKKDLSEDEQFLLRKKINSRERKRMHDLNVAMDALREVMPYAHGPSVRKLSKIATLLLARNYILMLTSSLEEMKRLIGEMYGRSGSTSRLAQLPVLTAGGSLLLGAAPSLLTLGSPRHSSPTMKCPLTPDDQACFQQWPGSPCACAACRFHCIPSSLNPPSVQTRFPK from the coding sequence ATGAGCGAACTGCTAAAGTCGACATCAAACGAACTGCTTGTGGTCACCTCCACCTTGTACAACCTCCCTCACAAGGTCGACCCTGCCGATCGGTCACATTCTCCCGAGGAGTCGCCCAGTCCCACCCCGTCTGCCAAATCCAGGAGTAAGAAGGATCTGTCCGAGGACGAGCAGTTCCTTCTGAGGAAAAAGATCAACAGCAGAGAGCGCAAGAGGATGCACGACCTGAACGTGGCCATGGACGCGCTCCGGGAAGTTATGCCCTACGCTCACGGACCGTCGGTGAGGAAACTGTCCAAAATCGCCACTCTCTTGCTGGCCAGGAACTACATCCTGATGCTCACCAGCTCCCTGGAAGAGATGAAGAGGCTGATCGGCGAGATGTACGGCAGGAGCGGTTCTACCTCGCGGCTCGCCCAGCTGCCGGTTCTGACAGCCGGCGGCTCGCTGCTGCTGGGCGCCGCTCCTTCGCTCCTGACCCTGGGCAGCCCGCGGCACTCGTCGCCGACCATGAAGTGCCCCTTGACTCCGGACGATCAGGCTTGTTTCCAGCAGTGGCCCGGGTCTCCCTGCGCTTGCGCTGCCTGCAGGTTTCACTGCATCCCCTCCAGTCTCAACCCCCCCAGTGTCCAGACGAGATTCCCCAAATGA